Genomic window (Spiroplasma sabaudiense Ar-1343):
AATATTAATATAACCTCGGAGTCAATTTTTTCACTGAATATTATAAAGTAATCATATTGTCTTGAGATTTCTTTTCACTATTTAATTTCCCTTCTTGGAGCTTTATTTGGCAAACTACCGGAATGTTTCTTATTGTTTTGATACTTTATAATTTCTTCAAGTTGTTCTTTGCTTGTGGCTTGCTGAATACGATAAATATGGTTTAGATGTCTATAAATACCTGGATAACCTTTATAGCGACGAGCATTATATGAAAAATTTTTGTAAAAAATTACAACTATTATCGCCATAAAAATTACAATAAGAATAATTGTTGCCAAATAAGGAATTCACAATTGGTTTAAATATCCAAATCCATTTTTAGCAAAAGTGCCATCACCTAGCGGGTAAGACATTGTGGTGTCACCGATTCAGCCAGCTTGCATTAAATTTAAAACATAACGATGAGGAAAAAAATAAGTAATAATATTGAGCGAAGTGTTTGAGTTAATTAAATAGTAAGGCACTCCAAGACCTAGCATGTAAAAAGGAATAAAATAAAGTCAAATAAAAATCGAGATTATTACTTCATTATTTTTGAAAGAAAAGACGACAATAATTGCCATTAAGTTTGACATTAACACCATTAAAAATAATGAGCTAAAAAACATTAACCAATTGACACTTTGTAAGTAT
Coding sequences:
- a CDS encoding ABC transporter permease, with translation MRKNLRIFGKLWKIQFRNYWTDITNIVLGLVLTTFTLFCWLLFTEKGVQTDRFLLASAIGVSVVRNSLYNFGRTINDFNNKHLVQTFLHTPISKRIIGLSMIIFNLVTNIFVIAILFALAMCFPDQRIYLQSVNWLMFFSSLFLMVLMSNLMAIIVVFSFKNNEVIISIFIWLYFIPFYMLGLGVPYYLINSNTSLNIITYFFPHRYVLNLMQAGWIGDTTMSYPLGDGTFAKNGFGYLNQLWIPYLATIILIVIFMAIIVVIFYKNFSYNARRYKGYPGIYRHLNHIYRIQQATSKEQLEEIIKYQNNKKHSGSLPNKAPRREIK